DNA from Globicephala melas chromosome 11, mGloMel1.2, whole genome shotgun sequence:
CTAGTCTCAGGATGGATGAAAAGGGTAGAAGCCACATATAGGGGGACTGAGTCAGTGAGAGGTGGGAGGAGACCCAGGTTAGTAGACCTGGAGAGGAGGATGCAAGCTGGAGAGGCTTTGGAAAAGTGGTCCAGGAGAAGGCTGAGTACATGAACTGGAGGAAGCAGCTCCCAGGCCAGGGATGGGAGAAAGTGGGGCCCCAGGCATGTGGGGATCAAAAGAGGGGGACGGAGCCGCTGCAGACTGTGGAGGTAAGCCACTGAGGCAAGGCTAAGAATGCAGCTGTGGGAGAGCCAAGAGCTGGCAGAGATGGTGAGAAGGGGTGGGGTTGTCCAGGGAGGAGGGGCCAGTGGACGTTATCCAGGGAGGGCCTCATTTGTGCTTCTTGCTGCCTGCAGGACACCCTGGATGCTTACCCTTGTGGCTCAGACCACACGCCCAGCCCCATGGCCAGCCGTGTCCCCCTGGAAGCCACGCCAGTTCTGGAGTGGCCAGGGGTTCAGCTAACAGCCGTGGCGATCACTGTGGAAGATGGACACACCATTGCTTTCCTGGGTGACAGTCAAGGGCAGCTGCATAAGGTGAGTCCACAGGAGGTACTGGGCCCTGCCCCAGGATCTGGAGGCGACAGGCTTCTGGGGACCCAGGCTGGGCAGAGCTACGCCTGAGACCCCTGGGGCTGCGATGTGAGATATGTGATGTGTCCCTGGCCCTGGCTGGGAGAGATGACCTGTGTTCCTCTTTCTGGGGACGGGTGGTGTGACCTGTACTCTCTAGGAGGAAattctgtaaattattttattgggGCGAGAGGGGAGGGCCTTGGGCCTCAGATCTTGTGGTCTCTGATCTCAGGTCTACTTGGGCCCAGGGAGTGATGGCCACCCGTACTCCACACGGATCATCCAGCAGGGGTCTGCGGTGAGCAGAGACCTCATCTTTGATGGGGCCTTCGAGCACCTGTACGTCATGACCCAGAGCACGGTGAGTGCCACGCGCCAGCCAGGGAGGGCATGACTGCTGGGAGGGGCCTCGGGGGAGCTGGGGGCCCATATGTGGAGAGCCACTGGTGCTTGGATTGTTGACCTCAAGTCCTCTTTGCTGCTGTAGCTTCTCAAGGTTCCTGTGGCCTCCTGTGCTCAGCACCTGGACTGTGCATCTTGCCTGGCTCACAGGGACCCGTACTGTGGGTGGTGTGTGCTCCTCGGCAGGTCAGCGCTCCCCCGACCctggccccttccccagccccaccccaaccccagcctCATGCCCTCAATTCTCCTGCCCTGTCCAGGGTTCCTGGTCCTTGGCCCTTGACTCTCAACCCTTGACCCCTGGATGCCCCAACGCCCTACTCTCACCCCTATCCTCCACCCTGACTTGCCAGGCCTGTCGTGGCCCACTTGAGGATCCTGCCCAGGTCCGTAGGATTGTAGGTGTCCCTGCCCCATGAACTGCCAGTGGCCCCGTGAGGGTCACAGGTGGACACTGGTCATTCTTGCCCAGGTGCAGTCGCCATTCTGAGTGCTCTCGGGGCCAGGGCTTAGAGCGGTGGCTGTGGAGCTTCCAGCCTGAGGTGGGCTGTCTGCAAGTGGCAACCTTGAGTCCTGCTAACATCAGCcgtgaggagaggagggaggtgaAGACCAGAGCAGGCGGAGCCCTGGCCGGGGGGAGCTCTGGTGATGGGTTACAACCTTGAATTTTAAGTACCATATGGCCTTGCCCAAGTCGCTTCTCTTGGGGCTCCGCTTTCTCCATCTGTTACTAACCCAGGCTGGAGGGTATTTGTGGTCACTGCGGGCTGGTGGCCGCTGGTGCCTGCCCACATTGGAAGCCTGTAAACGGAGCCCTGATCTGTTGCCCAGTGGCTCCAACAGCATGTCCTGGCCTCTCTTCGCAGGTTTTCTTGTCGGTACCCGATCTGCCACCCCTGTGGCCAGGGGAGTCTTATTCCTGCCACTTTGGGGAATACCAGAGTCCTGCCCTGCTGACCAGTTCTGGTGTGATGTGCCCCTCCCCAGACCCTAGTGAGGCTCCAGAGCTGCCGAGAGAAGCTGGTGGGTGAGAGAAGGAGCCAGCCCGGGGCCTGGGAGCCCCGCTCTCCTCCCATCTTGCTCCAAGGGGTGTGATCAGGATGAGGTGTGAATCCAGGCAAAGGGTCCTGCAGCGATGCCTTTCTCTGAGGTCCCCTCTGGTCCCCAATCCCTAAAGTCCCTGTTTTCTACCCTGTGGACTGTGTTCCCGACCCTGGGCACCCCTTCCTGGTCAGAGTGCTAAACCCACCCTGTGTGGTCTGGGACGTCAGCTCGGGGTCTGAGTGCCCCTTCCTGCTCCTCAGCCCAGCTCGCTCCTCCCTCTGCAGACCACGTCTCCGTGAGCCTGGAGCTCAGGTTTGGCACCGTCGTGATTGCCGAGGCTTCCCTCTCCTTCTATGACTGCATGGCCGTCACCTTGCTCCGCCCGTCTGCACAGTGAGTTCCTCACCccgacccccagcccctgggctgcCCTGTGGCGATCCGCACCCCATGGCTGTGCTCTGTGCAGGTGCCAGGCCTGCGTGAGAAGCCTCTGGGGGTGTAACTGGTGCGTCTGGCAGCACCTGTGCACGCACAAGGCCTTATGTGATGCTGGGCCCATGGTGGTCAGCCGACAGGTGAGCCCAACTCCTGACCGGGCCCCAGGGGGGGTTCGGGCTCCCCATTGTGAGGGTTTCTCTCATGGCCTGGGGTCTGTGTGTCTGCCTGCCGCGGGTGCTCTGTCGTGAGCACCTGAGCTGCTGTGTGTGACGGACTCACTGGAGGACGGCTGTCAACGTCCTACCTGTTTCGGGAGAGGACGTTTGTAGCTGAGAGGAGGGGAGGTCTGGCCTCGTGCCCCACCTTGGCACAGATGCCATAGACGCCCCTAGAGCgcgccctccccttcccctctggagAATTAATGggctgtttttgtttctcttttccttggtcTCCTTTTCTCTTAACACACCCTTTGCCTGCCTGCTGCCCGCTCCCGCACCTGCCTGCTGAGTGGCCCTTcctgtctttctctgcctccccCTTCAGAGcccgcccctctccccagcccctcctgcaaGAGACGCacccacctccttcccacccacagcccccagggccacgGTCGCCCTGACTCCTGACGCCCTTCCTGTGGACACTCCTTCCACAGCCACAGCCTTGGATGTCCCCCCCGGGGCCAGGCCTTCCCTGCTCAGCCCCCGGGGGCCGTGGGCAGGTCCCGGCCCCACACCTGCCTCGGCTTCCACGGGCTCACCTCTCCACgaggcccctcctcctcccagcccccgccAGAGGCCTGGAACCGCTGTCCCTGCCCCTACAGCCTTCGGACCCATGGCCACCGCCGAGGACCTCTTGGCCTCCCACCCATCGCCCTCAGATGCAGCAGCACTGCCCCCCGCCCTTGCAGAGCCTGGCCCCGAGGCTCTCCCTTCTGCGGTACCCCTGGACCAGCCCCCCAGCACGGCTCCCGCCACCACTTTCCCAGGGGCCGCTGGCTCCACGAAGCCTGCTCTGGACTGGCTCATGAGAGAAGGCGGCGAGCTGCCCGAGGCGGATGAGTGGACAGGGGGTGACACGCCCGCCTTCTCCACTTCCACCCTCCTCTCAGGTGATGGAGACTCTGCTGAGCACGAGGGCCCTCCCGCCCCCCTCATCCTCCTGTCCAGCCTTGACTACCAGTACGACACCCCTGGGCTCTGGGAGCTGGTGAGACCCGGCCCAGGAAGGAGGCCTCAGGGGAGGGGATCGGGACAGATGCAGCCTCTTGGCCACCTTGCGATTCTGCAGGGgaaggatggaggggaggggggcgtCCGCTGCCTCACGCTGGCCTGGCCCCGGGGTTGTGCCTGGGAAAGGGATGAGGCGGCAGGTGGGCTCCATAGACTGCCTGGCGCTTGGTGCCTGCAGGAGGAGATGACCTTGGGGGCAGGCTCCTGCCCTTGTGTGGAGAGTGTGCAGGGCTCCAGCCTGATGCCGGTCCACGTGCAGCGAGAAGTGCGACTGCTGGGCAGGAACCTGCGCCTCTTCCAGGTGAGTGTGTCCTCTTTGCAGCTGTTGCTGTGGCCTCCTTGGCTGTTGGCCAACTATGCGCGAGTCccggggagcaggggagggcacGGCCTCAGGTCTCAGTCCCAACCCGGGGACTGTGctggggccctgtggggctcaCCAGGCCTGGCTTCTGAAGCTGCCCCCGTAGCTGTGTCCTCTGTCCCCAGGACAGCCCAGGCGACCATGAGTGTGTGATGGAGCTGGAGGGCCACGAGGTGGTGGTTGAGGCCCGGGTCGAATGCGAGCTGCCTCCAGATACCCGGTGCCATGTCACCTGCCAGCAGCACCAGGTACAGATCCCGAGTCCTGGGTGGGCAAGGGCGCACTAGCCACAGGCTGGCTACCAAGCTTAGCTGGCTGCACCGCACTCATCCCAGCCCATTCTCTGACTGAGTGACCCCGAGGGAGTCCTAGTACCCCAGCTCTGACCTCTGACCTTGTGCCCCATGGGGTCCTGTATCCCAGCTCTGGCATCTGGCTTTGTGTTCCCATGAGTCATTTTGGTCCTTTCTCTGACCACCGTCTCCCCAGGCCTGACGCCTCCCCTAACCCTGGGCTCTGACCCCACTCCCATTTCTCCAGCTCAGCTATGAGGCTCTACAGCCAGAGCTCCGCGTGGGGCTGTTTCTGCGTCGGGCTGGCCATCTGCGTGTGGACAGTGTGGATGGGCTGCACGGTGAGTGACCCGGGGCTGCTGGGACTGGCTGGTGGCAACAGGGCTCTTCCTGGCCTGCCTCTCACATTCGTCTCTCCGCCCCCAGTGGTGCTGTATGATTGTTCCGTGGGACACGAGGACTGCAGCCGCTGCCAAACTGCCATGCCCCAGTACGGCTGTGTGTGGTGCAAGGGGAAGCATCCACGCTGCGTGGCCCAGGAGGCCTGTGGCGAGGCTGAGGCTGTGGTCACCCAGTGCCCAGCACCCCTCATCCACTCGGTGTGTTGAAATGCTGGAGCATCCCTTCAAGGGGTTCGGGGTGCTATGGGTTCAGTGTCCCAAAAGGTGGGAGGCTGGGGCTGTCTCTCCAGGCTGCCAAAGGTCAACAGGTGCGTGGAGGTGAGCCATCCTTGTCCTGGAACAGGTGGAGCCACTGACTGGGCCTGTAGACGGAGGCACCCGTGTCACCATCAGGGGCTCCAACCTGGGCCAACACGTGCAGGACGTGCAGGACACGGTCAGGGTGGCTGGAGTGCCCTGTGCTGTGGACGCTCAGGAGTACGAGGTGTCCAGCAGGTGAGTGGGCTGGACTGACAGGAGCAGGGGGCACCCCGCGGGCTTCACAGCTGGCTTTCCTGCTTAGGGCCATCCACCCACTACTcgtctgccctccccctccccctttccttggTTCTGATCACAGTGTCTCAGGGCTGGGGTTACTATCAAGGCCTTGGCTTTGTGCACAGACCTGCAGGTTTCTGGCCTGGGTCTAGTCACTGCTCAGAGCTGACAGGCGGCTCTGCTTCCTGGCACTGCCTAGGTGTGCTCACCCGGCTTTCCAAGTGACCATGGGCATAGTTGTGGTAGCAGGCTCCTTGGATCCCAGACAGCTGTGCTCTGCGGCTGACCTTCCCACCTGCTGACGCTTCTTCCCCAAGCACTGCCCTGGGCAGGCTCCTCACGGGGATAGACTTATGACACACCTGCTGAGTGTCAGGCCCCTCTGTCCAGTCCCTGGGACCCCTCCCACTTTCCCAGGGCTTGTGGCTTACAAGGCTGGCAGTTGCAGGGTCCCAAATGTGCACACGCAGAACACAGCGAAGGAGACATCCACAAGCAGCAGGTCTCCAACCTGCCGAATGTCAGGGTTACCTGGAGAGTTGGTTCAAAACCCCCCAGAGCAGGTCCTTAGACCACCTCCCTCCACTTCCTGCAGAGGTCTGGATCTGTAGGCCCGTGTTGGGGTCCCAcagtcttattttctttcttttaaaaaatgtatttatttatttatttttggctgtgttgggtctttgttgctacgtgcaggctttctctagttgcggcgagcgggggctactctttgttgcggtgcgcgggcttctcattgcggtggcttctcttgttgcggagcttgggctctaggcgcgtgggcttcagtagttgtggcatgcgggctctagagtgcaggctcagtacaggcttagttgctctgtggcatgtgggatcttcccggacgagggcttgaacccatgtccccggcattggcaggcggattcttaaccactgcaccaccaggcaagtacCCTGCAGTCTTATTTTCAACAAGACTCTGCTAGAGCATGTTGTTTCCCCCTGAATGTATTATGACTGAGAACTTTAGGTGAGTGTTAATGATTCTAGAACCGTGAGACTAAAGTACTTTCTGAACTGATTTATAAAGTGATTAAAATACATTCCAGCTGAAGCCTCTCCCGGGTAGTTCACACTTCGCTTGTTCTGTTTTCTCGGGGTGTTTGCAGTGACCGTGACAATGTCACAAAGAGTCGAACCACTGCAGGCTTCACATTCTGGAGATTAATTTGCCCCAAGCTTCTGTTTCCTGGCTAAGAACCAGCATTTCTTAGATTGCTCACTTTCCCTTCACGTCCATCCCCAGACCTGACTAGAGGCTTTCGGGAACGTTTTTTCATGAGGAAATCAAGTGTCCACCACCTTGTAACTGGTGCTGTGCCCACGGTGATGGTGGCCGGTTAGGCCCACTCATTAGCTCAGCAACCCACCCCTGCCACCAGCCTTACCAGGGCTGGTGCCccacagagagagaaattctCCTTGTCAGGGGCCTCTGGGAGTGGACTTGAATGATTGAACCACAGATATTAATTCTCAGAGGCCAAAGCCTCCTGGTGAGTCATTAAGGAATTCCTTCCAAAGCAAGAGGATCTCTGTCAATCTTGGGAGCCAGGGAGAACACGTGATgtagtggggcagggagggagcggCCGGGTCAGTTTGAAGGGCCCTTAGTGTGGCCCAGCACCCCAGCTTGCCCTGTGCCCACAGCCTTGTGTGTATCACTGGGGCCAGCGGGGAGGAGGTGGCAGGCGCTGTGACGGTGGAGGTGCCAGGAAGAGGACGCGGCGTCTCAGAGCATGACTTTGCCTACCAGGTGCCTGACTGTTGAGTCCCCACCAGCTACCCATGGGCCACCCCCTTAGGTGGCTCCTCCCAGCCCATTGGTTCGCCTCCCTGGggctccccaccccagggcctccttgtctgctccccctgcctccctgttCTTGGCCTGATGCCTGTCTGTTTCTCCCTGTCCCCTTCCCACAGGACCCAAAGGTGCATTCCATCTTCCCGGCCCGAGGCCCCAGAGCCGGGGGCACCAACCTCACCCTGCATGGCTCCAAGCTTCTGACCGGGCGGCTGGAGGACATCCGAGTGGTAGTTGGAGACCAGCCTTGTCACCTGTGAGGGACGCTTCCTCATTCTGCAAAAATCCTTGAGCTCCGGGGAGAAGATGGAGGGGTGGGATACTAAGGAGAGCAGAAATGGGGAGAGGGCCAAGTCTGCTCCATCAAAAAGTGGCCAGCCCCTCTCGAAGCTGGGGCTTTCTTGGGAGTGCAGCCTCCAGGGTCACTTGTGGAGACTGCAATCAGCACTGAAGGGGGAAGTGAGCTGTGGCCCGAGTGGGTCCCGTGTCCTGGAatcacccctttccccttcctgtgCCCCTCTGGCCCAGTCGGGCCTGCCTGccacttctccctcccttctcaggCTGCTGGAGCAGCAGGCGGAGCAACTGCGGTGTGAGACCAGCCCACACCCCACGCCTGCCACACTCCCCGTGGCTGTGTGGTTTGGGGCTGCTGAGCGGAGGCTTCATCACAGCCAGTTCGAGTACACATCAGATCCCAATGTCACCTCTGCTGGCCCCGCCAAGAGCTTCCTCAGGTGCTGGGCCGAGGGCATGGCTGCATGGCATGCGATTGGGAGGTCTTTGCAGCTCCAGTATATAGGGGTTTGTAGGGCTCTATGTGGGGGGCTTCGACTCCTATGCtgctggtggggagaggggccgTGGGGCTTTGGGTTGGAGCTGACCTAACATCAGGGACTGGGCTGTGCTTTAAAGCCTTGTTCACATAAGCCATAAGTGGCTCATGGGCTGTGTTTTCAGTGGAGGACGTGAGATATGGGTCCGTGGCCAGAATTTGGACGTGGTGCAGACACCAAGAATCCGAGTGACTGTGGCCACGAGAGCGCCAGGACCAGGCCAGGGGCTTGGGTGGAGGCACCGCGTGATCCCAGAGACGGCGTGCTCCCCCGGAGCCTCCTGTGGCGGCCTGCACGTAGGAGCCCCAAGGGCATCCCCTGCCTGCACTGGGCTAGCCGTCGCCCACCTTGCccctcatccctcccccacccctagaCAGCTGTGGGTGGCGGGTACCAGTGGAGGCTATGTCCCCATCTTTGCTGGACGCCCCCCTTGTGCACCCTCAGCAGGCCCtccctgtcctccctccctctgccctagTTTGAGGAGCCTTGCCACGTGAACTCCTCCCAGCTCATCACGTGCCGCACGCCGGCCCTCCCAGGCCTGCCTGAGGACCCCTGGGTCCGTGTGGAATTCATCCTTGAAAACCTGGTCTTTGACTTTGCAACACTGAACCCCACACCCTTCTCCTATGAGGCCGACCCCACTCTGCAGCCGCTCAACCCCGAGGACCCCACCACACCATTCCGGCACAAGCCTGGGAGTGTGCTCTCTGTGGAGGTACTGCTCCTAGTGGGATCTGGCAGGGCCCCAAGACCCTTCACTTTGCCGGATGGTACTGCTGTGTGTGGCACAGGGGGCATGACTGCAAAGTAAGGACCAGTGGATGGACATGGCGAGTGCTGAGGGGGCTGGCGGCAGGGTGCCTAGCCAGACACACCTGGCCGGGGCTTAGGTCCTGTGGTCTGGGTCCTGACATACCCTATGGCAGGTGTCTGAATAACGATATGTAAATAGTTTGGCACACGCAGTGGCGGCGAGGTACACAATAGGCGCCTGGGCTGATGCCCATTTGGCAGGCTGTCTCATGTGGACACATACTTGGCGTGTGTACTGACACACGCAGTAGCAGGGGCTCTGCTTTGTAAGGTCACTGCGTAGGATTTGGGGACAGCTTTATATTCTCCAGATTTTTAGCTCCGGAGAAGTTAAGACTCAAGGAAGAAGGATCGGGAGGGGCAGAAAAGGATCAGGGGGCAGCTTGGGAAACATCCATGGGGCTGTCACCCCATGTGCAGGACAAGAGGTGCTGAGGCACCATCAGCCCTGCTCCTGGGGGTGGGTCTCAGGACCATCCGTCTCACATTTGGGGAGATAGGATCTGAGTGGCCATCAGCTCCTCCCCTCAAGGAAGAGTTCTGAATGATCAATCAGTGACCCCATGTTCCAGGGGGAGAATCTGGACCTTGCAATGtccaaggaggaggtggtggccaTGATAGGGGACGGCCCCTGCATGGTGAAGACGCTGACCCGGCACCACCTGTACTGCGAGCCCCCCGTGGAGCAGCCCCTACCCCGGCACCATACCCTCCGGGAGGTGCCTGATGCTTTGCCTGAGTTCACGGTCAGTGGTCAGGCTCTGGGCCGGGGCAGGCATCGGGCGTGCGCTGACCTCTTGCTCACATGTGGCTCCCTGTGCAGGTGCAGATGGGGAACCTACGCTTCTCCTTGGGCCACGTGCAGTACGATGGCGAGAGCCCTGTGGCTTTCCCCATGGCAGCCCAGGTGGGCTTGGGAGTGGGCACCTCTCTTCTGGCTCTGGGTGTCATCATCATTGTCCTCATGTACAGGTGGGTGCAGCCAGATGTGGCTGGGTTGGGCAGGTAGTAGGTGTGGCTGGATTGGGAAGGGGTAGACTAGACCAGGGATAGGCAAACACTTCCTATAAAGGGCAGGAGAGTAACTATTTCGGGCTTTGTGGGCCAGGCTGTCTGGGTGGCAGTGACTCAGCTCCGCTATTATAGCCCAGTGGCAGCCACGGACAACATATAAACacatgagcatggctgtgttccaacaaatctttatttacaaaaacaggccagGGGCCAGATTTGGCCGTGTtatagtttgctgatccctgggcTAGGCTGGGCTAGGTGAGTCGTGGGTGGGTGTGAATTGCCTGGGATGGGACAGGCTGAATTATTGACTAGGCCCTGGCTTGGCTGGGCATGGCAGGGTTAGACTGTGCTGGCCTGGGCCCGGTGGGACCCAGCAAGGGCTCGGGCCTCCTCTGGCCTTCCCTGCCCTGACCTTGGTGCTGAGCAGGAGGAAGAGCAAGCAGGCTCTGAGGGACTATAAGAAAGTGCAGATCCAGCTGGAGAATCTGGAGAGCAGCGTGCGGGACCGCTGCAAGAAGGAGTTCACAGGTGAGGCTGCGAAGACCCCACGCTCCAGGGCTCTGCCCAAGCCTGCTCCCATCACCTTGGGATCTGCGCCCAAACCTGGCTTCTTCTGCTCAACAGACCTTATGACCGAGATGACTGATCTTACCAGTGACCTTCTGGGCAGCGGCATCCCCTTCCTCGACTACAAGGTGTATGCCGAGAGGGTCTTCTTCCCTGGGCACCAGGAGTCACCCTTGCACCGGGACTTGGGCGTGCCTGAGAGCAGGCGACCCACTGTGGAACAAGGGCTGGGGCAGCTCTCCAACCTGCTTAACAGCAAGCTCTTCCTCATCAAGGTGCCGGCCCCACCCCCTATCTGGGCcctccaggggtggggagggggtcccCCTACCCTCCAGCCCCATCCCTTCTCAGTCCCTCCGTTTCTGAATCTGCCCTCCACACCCACCCATCCCCTCTCCCTGGCGCCAGTTCATCCACACCCTGGAGAGCCAGCGCACCTTCTCAGCTCGGGACCGCGCCTACGTGGCATCTCTGCTCACCGTGGCACTGCACGGGAAGCTTGAGTACTTCACTGACATCCTGCGCACCCTGCTCAGTGACCTGGTGGCCCAGTACGTGGCCAAGAACCCCAAGCTGATGCTGCGCAGGTCTGTATGCCCGTAAGACGCTACGGGGGCCAGGTGGCTGTGGACAGCTGGAGCCAAGACCTGAGTCAGGCCCTCTGGGGCCTGGGGTCTGAAGAATAGAAAGCCCTGGGTCCCCACCTGCTGACTCTGCCCGCTCTTTCCTGTCATCCCAGGACAGAGACCGTGGTGGAGAAGCTGCTCACCAACTGGATGTCTATCTGCCTCTACACTTTCGTGAGGGTGAGTGAGGCAGAGGTGGGTGGGGCTCCCCTCCAGGGAGAGTCAGGACTCTGAACCACACAGCTTCTTGTCCCAGCACAGCTTGGGCACCCCTGCCCAGTATGTCCTCAGCCACCTTAAAAGCCTTCTGCGGCCAgcgtcctgtcccctcccccagcacctccATCCCATGCTTGTCCCCTGCCCCGGGTGTCCTAACTGCCCGCCACTCTCCCAGGACTCGGTAGGGGAGCCTCTGTACATGCTTTTCCGTGGAATTAAGCATCAAGTGGACAAGGGGCCGGTAGACAGCGTGACTGGCAAAGCCAAATACACCCTGAATGACAACCGCCTGCTCCGAGAGGACGTGGAGTACCGTCCCCTggtgagggggggagggggggagggagggggggagaggggggaggggggagaggggggagggagggggagaggggggagggagagggagggggggagagagagaacctGCTGGTGAGTCAGTCTCCCATGAAGGTGAGGAGGGTGACCACGTATGATTGTGTGGGTGTCTGCATCTGGTTTGAGCCAGCCTAACCTCCAGCTGGCTGCAGGATAGAGGCTTGAGGGCCAGATCTTGAAGATAGGACCTCAGAGGTTCCCCAGGTTTGGGGTGGGGTCAGGGTGGCCACATCCAGAGTCTAGGGAGCAGCCAACCCTGCCCGGGGCCCGTCCGGGTCCTTGCTGTGTCAGGGCCTGAGTGTCTGCCTGATCATGGTCTTAGCATCCTGCCAGGGGCATGGTTGTGCCCACCAAGCTGGGAGTCACCCTGGCAGACCTGCCCATTGTTTCCCTCTGGGAAACTTTCCTCTTCGTGGCCCACGTGGAGGTCCTTTGGGAAAATCCCATTCAGGCTCCGCCAGGCCTGCTCCTCTGGCTAGTGGAGACCCCACTTCTTATGCGGGCTTCCTCAGGTGCCTCAGCCTGTCTGCGCCGGGAGCCTGAGGAGCAGAGTTCAGAGGGACTTGTGCTCTCCCATTTTTTCTGCCATTCACCCAGCAGACATTagtgctctgtgccaggtgctggggccaCAGAGTGGAGGGAGCTGCTGTCCCTGGGGAGGCAGGTGGGTGAAGAGACAAGGAGTGATTGTTTGGTGCTTGGAGGTCAGAGGCAGTGGCTTCCTTATGGGTTGTCCCTGGCCTTGGCCTTGCATCTTGGTCATCCCACATGTGGCATGAGCCCTGACTGCTCCCATGTATCGTGCATAGACCTTGAATGCACTACTGGCTGTGGGGCCTGGAGCGGGAGAAGCCCAGGGCGTGCCTGTGAAGGTCCTGGACTGTGACACCATCTCCCAGGCCAAGGAAAAGATGTTGGACCAGCTTTATAAAGGAGTGCCTCTTGCCCAGCGGCCAGACCCCCGCACCTTGGACGTCGGtgagggcagaggggaagggtggTCTGGGGACCCTCAGGGCTAGGCTGGCCCTAAACCAGCTCTACGGGGTCAGCTTATCACCCAGGGGAGGTGGGCTCTGGAACACCTCTACAGGGACGACCTGTCACCTGGTGAGGGGCCCCTGTTTCTGGACTTCAGAGAAGTTGGGTGAGGTTGCCCCGATGGAGGGGCCAGTGTCCTTGTAGAAGAGGGGACAGGTTCCAGTGCAGGGAGGGTATTCTGAAAGCCCTGGACCAAGCCCACCTTGTCCTTGCAGAATGGCGGTCTGGGGTGGCCGGGCATCTCATTCTTTCTGATGAGGACGTGACTTCTGAGGTCCAGGGTCTGTGGAGGCGCCTGAACACCCTGCAGCATTATaaggtgggaggggtgggagctgggggaaggCTGTGGTGGGGTGGGCTGGTGGAGGGGTCACCAACTGTGGTCCACAGGTCCCAGACGGAGCAACTGTGGCCCTCGTCCCCTGCCTCACCAAGCATGTCCTCCGGGAAAGCCAGGATTACGTCCCTGGAGAGAGTGAGTACTtaccctcccccccgccccacccctgccatCGCAGTCCTCTACCCTTGCTTTGCCCAGTCTCCAGTAACGGGGTAAGGTCCTCTGGACTTCA
Protein-coding regions in this window:
- the PLXNB1 gene encoding plexin-B1 isoform X3, giving the protein MPALGPALLQALWAGWVLTLQPPPPTAFTPNGTHLQHLARDPTSGTLYLGATNFLFQLSPELQLEATVSTGPVLDSRDCLPPVTPDECPQAQPTNNPNQLLLVSPGALVVCGSVHQGVCEQRRLGQLGQLLLRPERPGDTQYVAANDPAVTTVGLVAQGLAGEPLLFVGRGYTSRGVGGGIPPITTRALRPLDPQAAFSYEETAKLAVGRLSEYSHHFVSAFARGASAYFLFLRRDLQAQSRAFRAYVSRVCLRDQHYYSYVELPLACQGSRYGLIQAAAVAMSAEVAQGEVLFAAFSSAAPPTVGRPPLAAAGASGASALCAFPLDEVDRLANRTRDACYTREGRAEDGAEVAYIEYDVNSDCAQLPVDTLDAYPCGSDHTPSPMASRVPLEATPVLEWPGVQLTAVAITVEDGHTIAFLGDSQGQLHKVYLGPGSDGHPYSTRIIQQGSAVSRDLIFDGAFEHLYVMTQSTLLKVPVASCAQHLDCASCLAHRDPYCGWCVLLGRCSRHSECSRGQGLERWLWSFQPEVFLSVPDLPPLWPGESYSCHFGEYQSPALLTSSGVMCPSPDPSEAPELPREADHVSVSLELRFGTVVIAEASLSFYDCMAVTLLRPSAQCQACVRSLWGCNWCVWQHLCTHKALCDAGPMVVSRQSPPLSPAPPARDAPTSFPPTAPRATVALTPDALPVDTPSTATALDVPPGARPSLLSPRGPWAGPGPTPASASTGSPLHEAPPPPSPRQRPGTAVPAPTAFGPMATAEDLLASHPSPSDAAALPPALAEPGPEALPSAVPLDQPPSTAPATTFPGAAGSTKPALDWLMREGGELPEADEWTGGDTPAFSTSTLLSGDGDSAEHEGPPAPLILLSSLDYQYDTPGLWELEEMTLGAGSCPCVESVQGSSLMPVHVQREVRLLGRNLRLFQDSPGDHECVMELEGHEVVVEARVECELPPDTRCHVTCQQHQLSYEALQPELRVGLFLRRAGHLRVDSVDGLHVVLYDCSVGHEDCSRCQTAMPQYGCVWCKGKHPRCVAQEACGEAEAVVTQCPAPLIHSVEPLTGPVDGGTRVTIRGSNLGQHVQDVQDTVRVAGVPCAVDAQEYEVSSSLVCITGASGEEVAGAVTVEVPGRGRGVSEHDFAYQDPKVHSIFPARGPRAGGTNLTLHGSKLLTGRLEDIRVVVGDQPCHLLLEQQAEQLRCETSPHPTPATLPVAVWFGAAERRLHHSQFEYTSDPNVTSAGPAKSFLSGGREIWVRGQNLDVVQTPRIRVTVATRAPGPGQGLGWRHRVIPETACSPGASCGGLHFEEPCHVNSSQLITCRTPALPGLPEDPWVRVEFILENLVFDFATLNPTPFSYEADPTLQPLNPEDPTTPFRHKPGSVLSVEGENLDLAMSKEEVVAMIGDGPCMVKTLTRHHLYCEPPVEQPLPRHHTLREVPDALPEFTVQMGNLRFSLGHVQYDGESPVAFPMAAQVGLGVGTSLLALGVIIIVLMYRRKSKQALRDYKKVQIQLENLESSVRDRCKKEFTDLMTEMTDLTSDLLGSGIPFLDYKVYAERVFFPGHQESPLHRDLGVPESRRPTVEQGLGQLSNLLNSKLFLIKFIHTLESQRTFSARDRAYVASLLTVALHGKLEYFTDILRTLLSDLVAQYVAKNPKLMLRRTETVVEKLLTNWMSICLYTFVRDSVGEPLYMLFRGIKHQVDKGPVDSVTGKAKYTLNDNRLLREDVEYRPLTLNALLAVGPGAGEAQGVPVKVLDCDTISQAKEKMLDQLYKGVPLAQRPDPRTLDVEWRSGVAGHLILSDEDVTSEVQGLWRRLNTLQHYKVPDGATVALVPCLTKHVLRESQDYVPGESLGTGTPMLEDVDEGGIRPWHLVKPSEEPEPPRPRRGSLRGGERERAKAIPEIYLTRLLSMKGTLQKFVDDLFQVILSTSRPVPLAVKYFFDLLDEQAQQHGISDQDTVHIWKTNSLPLRFWINIIKNPQFVFDVQTSDNMDAVFLVIAQTFMDACTLADHKLGRDSPINKLLYARDIPRYKRMVERYEGKGLHLGDNGWTDWWVFTAEAQGWAWWGEEGFVSPAAAGPMISGRYYADIRQTIPASDQEMNSILAELSRNYSGDLGVRVALHELYKYINKYYDQIITALEEDGTAQKMQLGYRLQQIAAAVENKVTDL